The following is a genomic window from Desulforegula conservatrix Mb1Pa.
GTCAGAAGGAGGTGGGCTGCCTTTAAATATTGTTATCAATAATGCAGAAATAAACGAAGGCCTCGTCGTATATGCTGACAGCATTATAAAAACCACAGTCGCCGGATTAAAAGCCAGGGCAAAATATAATCTTGCCGCGAATTCCGGCTCCATAAGACTCGAGATTCCTTCTGCGGTGCTTGATGTCCCGGGCTTTAAAACCGGATTTTCTCCAGCTGTACTTGAAGCCTCTTTAAACAAAGGCAACATCACATCTCTTAATCTCGACACTGTTACACAGTTCGGCAAACTATCACTTAGCGGCGGCATTTCTAATCTGTTCACAGAACCGATATTTGACCTAACCCTTGATACCTGCGTTGCACTTGAAGGCATAAAAAAAGCATGCGGTTTGAGCTTTCCGATGTCAGGAATGGCGGCAGGGGCTGTAAAGGCATATGGCAGCATCGGCAATCCTGAAGGATACGCAAGAATTACTTGCAACAGCAGCAGCTTCGGCAATACCGCCGTATCTGGAGCAGAAGCCGAATCCTACATCAAAAACAGGCAAGCTGTAATACGACTCAAGGCTTCAGACGGAACAGGAAGCCTTGAAACTAGTGCTTATACAGATCTTGCGGCAGCTTTTCCTTTCTCGTTTTTCACAGACAAAGCCGATATTGAAAAAATGGCGTATGGAATTGATGCAAAACTCAGGAACCTGAACCTTAAAAACCTTGCTGATTCTGGGGATGCTTTTAGGGGAGGAGTTCTTTCAGGAAGCATCTCAGCTGATTTAAAGGGAATATCAACGTCAAAAATAGTTGCAAACACATCAATCGACATAACAGGCAGAAATCTCGAATGGGAAAAGAATGACAAGGGAAAAAGAGCAGAATCCCTGAATCTTAATGCGAAGATCAAAGCCAAAAACGGCCTGATTGATTTTGGAAGAATGAATCTTGAGGGGGCCGGATCAAAGATTAAAACCAGTGGATGGTATTCTCTGCCTTCTGATTCTTTTTCCATATCAACAGCCATTGACTTGCCGGATCTTGAAAAGTTAGCAGCCATCACCGGAGACATTACTGCCAAAGGCTCACTCAAACTTGACGCAGATCTTTCAGGAACGCTCGCCAAACCCATTTTCACAGCTAAAGCAGATGCAAACAATCTGAAAATTGATAAATTGAATCTCGGCTCCATTAAAATGGAAGCGTCCCTGGATGATTCAGGCAATCTGAAAATTAACGATCTGAATCTTAAGAACGGACCTGCAAATCTTCTTGCTTCTGGAAGTGCAAAAATTTCAAACGATTTAAATAATATCGACCCAGACACACCTGTTAATCTGAGGGCTTCGCTCAAGAATTTTGATCCGGCCCTCTTCTGGACAGAAACCCTGCCTTTTTCAGGAATATTTAAAGCAGAACTGGAGGCCAAGGGCAATGCAGCTAATTCATCAGCCGTCCTTAAATCAGAAGGGGAAAAAATATCTGCCTATGGTGTTAATGTCGGGAATGCGTCCTTGGAATCAGAATTCTCAAAAGGCATTCTCAAAATAAATGACCTTAGCATAGCAAACAGATCATCATTATTAAGCATGGGTGCGAGCATTGGTCTTTTCACGGGCAAAGGATTTGAAACCAGAAAAGACCCGACAATCGATGCTGAAATCAAAAAAGCGGATCTGAATGTCGAAGACTTTATTAGTGATATTGAAGGCAAAATTTCAGCATCAGGAAGCATTAAAGGAACCCTGGGAAATCCTTCCGGAGCTTTTGAGTTAAAGGGGAATAAATTCAAATTTGGTAAAATCAAAATCAGCTCCGCTGCCCTAAAGGCTGGAATAAAAGATAAAACTATAGACATCGAAAGCCTTGATGTCAATCCAGTGGAAAAAGAAAATCTGAAATTAACCGGCTGGATCAAGGAAAACGGAGAACTATTACTTGATCTTGATACAAAGGCAATCTCGCTTGAAAATTTCAGGGAAGGCTTTTCACTGCCTGGGCTCACTGGAGTTATGTCGGCATCTGCCCAGGCAAAAGGCAGCGTTTCAAAACCTGAGTTTGGAGGCAGAGTATCATTTTCAGGGCTTGGGGCGAGGGGACAATCTTTTAAAGATTTTTCCCTGAATCTCAGGCTTGAAGACAAAACATTCAAAGTCGAGTCTTCGCCTGATTCCTCCATGTTAAATGCCTGGGCAAATCTGAAGGATAAAAATTTCGGGGCTGACCTTGACCTGAAAAACATAAATCTGTCTCCTTTTTTCAAGGCAGCAGGGACAGAAGAATTTGAAGGAAAGACAGATATCCTTTTGTCTGCCAGGGGCAATATGAATAAACCCGATCAGATAACAGCAAAGGCAGGAATAAGAAATCTGGGCATAGATTACAGAAAAACCAGTATACTGAGCTGCTCCGGACTGAATGCAGGATTTGAGAAAAACATCTTAAGCATTTCTCCGTCTGAATTCAGAATCATCAAGAATGGAGGCTTAAACGTATCAGGCAGATGGGATATAAAATCCGGCCTTAATTTTGACGTTAAAAGCTCTCTTGACTTAGATGATGCGGCTCCCCTAATCCAGGATATTCTTCCTGATATTGAGGGAATTATTAAGACCGAGGCTCAAATAAGAGGATCTGCAGAAAAGCCAGTAATAAAAGGTGACATAAGCCTGAATAATATTGCCTTTACCCTGCCGGATTCTTTTCAGAAACTTCATGATCTAAATGGTAAAATTACGATCACGCCTGAGAAAATGACCCTTGGAAATATAAAAGGCCTGCTTGATGACGGCGCTTTCACTATTTCAGGAGGGATGGATCTTGAAGGTCTTAAAGCCTCTGCAATGGGAATCAGGCTAAGTGCTAGGAATCTGCCTGTCATAGTGCCTGATACCTTGGAAATATTAAGCAATATAAATCTATCACTCAAAGGCAGCAGTGATGCTCCCATCCTTTCAGGTGAGGCAACCATTGTGGAAGGAACATACTATAAGGATGTGGATCTTAGCCTCATAAGCCTTCCTTCAAGGCCGACCAGAAAAAAACCTCCTGCATGGGAGAGCATTGAAAATCCATTTCTTAAAAACATGAAGCTGAATATAGACCTGAAAAAAAGAGATCCTTTGCTTGTGGACAATAATCTTGCGAAGCTGGAACTATCGCCTGATCTGAAACTTTCAGGAAAACTTTCCGCGCCGGTTATTTCTGGCAGGTGCAAAGTTGATTCAGGAATAATCTATTACAGAAAAAACGAGTATGAGGTCAAAAAAGGAGTCATTGATTTCATTAATCCATACTCGATTGAGCCTGAATTTGACATAGAAAGCTCATCAAAAATCAAACAATGGACTGTATCGCTAAAAATATCCGGAACGCCTGAAAAACTTAATTTCGATCTCTCATCCGATCCTCCTCTGGATGACAATGAAATTCTTTCCCTCGTAATACTTGGTAATGTTTCAAAAGATGTCTCAGGAGGACAGGCAGCCCAAAGGCCAGCATCAGAAATGCTAGGGGAAATGCTCGCTTCAACATTTTCAAAAGAAATCAAGTCAGTTGCAGGCCTTGATATCCTCGAAGCCGGAGACAAGACCGGACAGCAAGAAGATACGACAAGAGTAACCATAGGCAAAAATCTGTCGAGAAGGCTTGCCGTAAAATACGCTGTTGACTCAAAAGAAGGGGAAGTAAGCCAGAAAGCAATGGCAGAATACAAGCTGCTCGAAAACATCATTCTTAACGGATTCAGGGACAGCAACGGGATATATGGCGGGGAACTTCAGTACAGGCTTGAATTCAGGTAATTCATCGCGTGGGCTTATTGAAGAATCATGCACGGCCAACAGGCATTCGGTTCATTTAAACGTAAACATCAAGATACTCTGGTTCGGATAATATTTATGCCATCAGGTCTATACATCAGCTTGCTTCGCAACACCGCCATCTCAGTATTTTTAATTATTTCTTTAATGATCTCCTGCGACGGTGCTTTTGCTGAAGAGAACACAATAAAAGACATCCAGATACAGGTTGAACCTGTTAGCGGCATTAATACTGAAAAACTCCATAATCTTGCCAATGACATCATTTCCCTGAAAAAGGGAGAAGCCTTTTCAGAAGAAAAATTAGAATCCAGCATCCAGGCAATCAAAAAAACCGGTTTGTTTGAACGCATCACTGCGGATTCAGCAGATGGGCAGCAGAATCCATTAATAATATTCAAGCTAAAACCAGCAAGGATTATCAAAGACATAAGAATAAAAGGAGTAATTTATCCTTTTTTTGAGAAAGACATTTTAAACTCCATGACCATATTCACTGGTGAAGCTTTTAAGCCCAAAAAATTTGAAAGACAGCCAGAGCTTATAGCCAAAATGATTGAAAAAGACGGATTCATCAAACCCGTGGTCACTCTTGTGAGAAATACTGATCCATCAGATGGCAACATTATTATAGATGTCATGATCAAAAAGGATAATTTCTGGTACATCGGAGATATAAAATTCAAAGGCAATGATTCGTTTTCGGATTTCAGGCTGGGGCTTTCACTCGAAACGTCAAGAAGTAGTTTTTTGCCCGACGTAATTTCAAGATTCAGCGAAGCAACACTTAAAAAAGAAATCCAGTCCCTGGTCGATTTTTACAGAAGAAATGGATTTGCTGACGTTGCCGTAACTTATGACATAAAAAAAAATGAAGAAACCAATACCGTCGACGTGGTTATAAAAATAAATGAAGGCCCTAAATACAAGATAGATTTCAAAGGGAATGAGCATTACTGGGACTTAACGCTTAATAAGGATGTTGTTATTGAAAAAGACGGCAACAAGCACAATCTCGGAGTCAGAAAAAGTATAAAAAACATAAAAAAACGTTACATGGAAGATGGTTTCCAGAGCATTTCTGTCACAACTGAAGAAGAACTTTTAGAAGACGGTAAAATCAAAAAACTGGTGTTTGTCATGGATGAAGGTGCGCGCACCCTTGTTTCCAAAGTGAGTGTTGAGGGAAATCAGTCTGTTCCCGAAAAAGAAATCGAAAAGAACATGCTCACAAAGGAGTCAGGAATCTTTTTTAAGGAGCCTTTTGATCAGGACATTCTTGACGGAGATGCCGAAGCAGTAGTCTCATATTACAAAAATCAGGGATTCATTAATGCAAAGACTGAAGCTGAGGCTGAAATATCTGAAGATAAAAGCAGCGCAAATGTCAAAATGATCATTGATGAAAATTCAAGAATCCATACAGGAACAATCAAATTCAAAGGGCTTGATTTAATATCTGAAAAAGAGGCTTTTGATGCAATCAACACAAAAAAGGGCGGCCCATTCAGCAAATCAGAGCTTGAAGGAGATGAAAAAAAGATCTCTGCAATGATTTCAGAAAAAGGCTACCCCCATGTCTCAGTAAAAGCATCGGCAGATTTCAACGCAGATGGCAAAACTGTGGATGTTGTCTTCAATGTTGAGCAGGGTCCTTTTGTAAAAATGGGGAATGCATATTTTTACGGCAATGTCAGAACCAGTGAAAGTCTTCTTAAAAAAGAGCTCAATATGAAAGCGGGAGAGCCTTTCTCCCTGACAAAGGCCCTTGAAGCCCAGAAGAATATCAGAAACATGGATATTTTCAATTCCGTCCAGTTCACGTCCTTAGGGCTTGCTGAGAAAAGTGATACAGTAAATCTTCTGGCAGAAATTGAAGAAAAAAAGCCCTATTATTTCCAGGCTGGTGTTGGTTATGATTCCCAGAAAGGCATGTATTCCAGCGCAAAAACCGGCGACCGCAACCTCTTCGGTAAAAACAAAGAATTATGGATTTCCGGGGAAGCAAGCCAGACAACATACAAGGCTGAAACCGGAATTGCTGATCCAAGATTCACAGGTCTCAGGTTTTCCGCAAAAACAAAAATTTATACTGAACAGTCCGAAGAATTCAACCAGGATTTCGGCACAAGAGCATTTGGCTCACTTACTGAGTTTGAAAAAAAATGGACTGACTCCATTTATACGTCAACAGCCATGAGATTTGAGCAGAGGGAGCAGTATAGCATCGACAATGAATCAGCGGCCGCTTCCAAGGCTGAAATGGGAGAATCCAGAAAGCTTGTGGCTATTACACCTGCTGTGCATTATGACATAAGAGATTCCTTCATAAGGCCAAGAAAAGGTATGGAAGCAAGCCTTTCTGCGAACTTTTCAAAATCAATAGAAAACGATTACGATACCTTCCGCAAATACAAATTCGACATCAGTTTTTATCACAGCCCTTTTGAAAAGCTCACACTGGCCCTTGCAGGACGCTTCGGATATATAGACGCGGAATCAGACATGCCTTCAGATCAGCTTTTTTATCTTGGTGGAACAACATCTGTAAGGGGTTATAATGAAAATCTTCTGAGTACCGACTCAAATGGAGACGCTCTTGGAGGCAGAAGCAGCGTATCAGGCACCCTTGAAGCAAGAATAGAGCTCGGTATGAAATTCGAGATTGTAACTTTTGTGGATACCGGTTCCATAGGATTTTTTATGGGCAAAGAGGGCGACGACAGCTTCAAATCATCAATAGGTGCAGGCATTGGCTATATAACACCCATCGGCCCTTTTTCACTGATGTACGGACACAAACTGGACAGAAAAGAAGACGAGGACGCCGGGCAAATCCATTTTTCTGTGGGGTATGTCTTTTAGCCATATAAAAGAATTCGGAGATCGGCCAATTTTTAAAAAAAAGCCTTTTGAAAGCTAAAAGAACCCCAAACTGAAAAGCAGCGTTTAAGAGAGGGCTTCTTGCTAAATCCTTGTTCTTCCCCCGGCAGAATGGGTCTTGAGCTGTTTCTGGTGCTCTCCTATCCATACGGCTATGGCCGCTGATAGGACGCATCCCCTGATTTCTCCGTTTTCCGGAATCGAGATGCCAGATATGATTTCTTTAGATATGACCTCTTTAATTTCAGGCATATTGAAATTTTCTGAAAGAAAGATTCTTTTGTCAGCAGTCATTTTGGACAGGAAAGCCATGAGATCATTTAAAGATATTCTGTGATCTCCGCCGAATCCCCTTCCCTCGTCTTTTTCCCAGCCCTCTCTTTCTTCTGCCATTACAGACTCGACAGGTACAAGGGAGCGTCTCAGTATGTCAACGACTGCCGCGCCTTTTTCAGCCGAATTTATGAAAAGCCTTGGCCTCATTTCAACCTTTACAGTTGGTCTTCCATCCTGACTGAATCTTGGGTTTATAATAACAAAGGATCGGTCGTTATATTTGGAGGATAAAACTGAAGCAAGAGATGCAGCATCAGTTGATGGGTCAAGAAGTTTTACGGATTCCAGGGTGTAAGACATTCTGAGATTATGCATCTTCCTGAAGATTCTGGTCATGACAAGCGGATTGTTCTCGCCTGATTCTGAGATGCTGAAAAGATACATATTCGGCTCCTGATCATGAATTATTTCAATAGAAAAAGTCGGAAAACTTCTTTAGGATTTCTTTTGATTTTGTA
Proteins encoded in this region:
- a CDS encoding translocation/assembly module TamB domain-containing protein, which encodes MPQEKASSNKFRSISNSFTRFLARNWARSLISGLALLVVLLTVAVNAAVFFINSESGRNFIINSINAGLYGRFSAEAIHLSIAEGKITLKDIRLDGPGASPIARIRGIDADIEWSGLAKGQIYISEVRISGPEIMLFETIEGNLNLMAAFKPSAPSEPSEGGGLPLNIVINNAEINEGLVVYADSIIKTTVAGLKARAKYNLAANSGSIRLEIPSAVLDVPGFKTGFSPAVLEASLNKGNITSLNLDTVTQFGKLSLSGGISNLFTEPIFDLTLDTCVALEGIKKACGLSFPMSGMAAGAVKAYGSIGNPEGYARITCNSSSFGNTAVSGAEAESYIKNRQAVIRLKASDGTGSLETSAYTDLAAAFPFSFFTDKADIEKMAYGIDAKLRNLNLKNLADSGDAFRGGVLSGSISADLKGISTSKIVANTSIDITGRNLEWEKNDKGKRAESLNLNAKIKAKNGLIDFGRMNLEGAGSKIKTSGWYSLPSDSFSISTAIDLPDLEKLAAITGDITAKGSLKLDADLSGTLAKPIFTAKADANNLKIDKLNLGSIKMEASLDDSGNLKINDLNLKNGPANLLASGSAKISNDLNNIDPDTPVNLRASLKNFDPALFWTETLPFSGIFKAELEAKGNAANSSAVLKSEGEKISAYGVNVGNASLESEFSKGILKINDLSIANRSSLLSMGASIGLFTGKGFETRKDPTIDAEIKKADLNVEDFISDIEGKISASGSIKGTLGNPSGAFELKGNKFKFGKIKISSAALKAGIKDKTIDIESLDVNPVEKENLKLTGWIKENGELLLDLDTKAISLENFREGFSLPGLTGVMSASAQAKGSVSKPEFGGRVSFSGLGARGQSFKDFSLNLRLEDKTFKVESSPDSSMLNAWANLKDKNFGADLDLKNINLSPFFKAAGTEEFEGKTDILLSARGNMNKPDQITAKAGIRNLGIDYRKTSILSCSGLNAGFEKNILSISPSEFRIIKNGGLNVSGRWDIKSGLNFDVKSSLDLDDAAPLIQDILPDIEGIIKTEAQIRGSAEKPVIKGDISLNNIAFTLPDSFQKLHDLNGKITITPEKMTLGNIKGLLDDGAFTISGGMDLEGLKASAMGIRLSARNLPVIVPDTLEILSNINLSLKGSSDAPILSGEATIVEGTYYKDVDLSLISLPSRPTRKKPPAWESIENPFLKNMKLNIDLKKRDPLLVDNNLAKLELSPDLKLSGKLSAPVISGRCKVDSGIIYYRKNEYEVKKGVIDFINPYSIEPEFDIESSSKIKQWTVSLKISGTPEKLNFDLSSDPPLDDNEILSLVILGNVSKDVSGGQAAQRPASEMLGEMLASTFSKEIKSVAGLDILEAGDKTGQQEDTTRVTIGKNLSRRLAVKYAVDSKEGEVSQKAMAEYKLLENIILNGFRDSNGIYGGELQYRLEFR
- the bamA gene encoding outer membrane protein assembly factor BamA, which codes for MPSGLYISLLRNTAISVFLIISLMISCDGAFAEENTIKDIQIQVEPVSGINTEKLHNLANDIISLKKGEAFSEEKLESSIQAIKKTGLFERITADSADGQQNPLIIFKLKPARIIKDIRIKGVIYPFFEKDILNSMTIFTGEAFKPKKFERQPELIAKMIEKDGFIKPVVTLVRNTDPSDGNIIIDVMIKKDNFWYIGDIKFKGNDSFSDFRLGLSLETSRSSFLPDVISRFSEATLKKEIQSLVDFYRRNGFADVAVTYDIKKNEETNTVDVVIKINEGPKYKIDFKGNEHYWDLTLNKDVVIEKDGNKHNLGVRKSIKNIKKRYMEDGFQSISVTTEEELLEDGKIKKLVFVMDEGARTLVSKVSVEGNQSVPEKEIEKNMLTKESGIFFKEPFDQDILDGDAEAVVSYYKNQGFINAKTEAEAEISEDKSSANVKMIIDENSRIHTGTIKFKGLDLISEKEAFDAINTKKGGPFSKSELEGDEKKISAMISEKGYPHVSVKASADFNADGKTVDVVFNVEQGPFVKMGNAYFYGNVRTSESLLKKELNMKAGEPFSLTKALEAQKNIRNMDIFNSVQFTSLGLAEKSDTVNLLAEIEEKKPYYFQAGVGYDSQKGMYSSAKTGDRNLFGKNKELWISGEASQTTYKAETGIADPRFTGLRFSAKTKIYTEQSEEFNQDFGTRAFGSLTEFEKKWTDSIYTSTAMRFEQREQYSIDNESAAASKAEMGESRKLVAITPAVHYDIRDSFIRPRKGMEASLSANFSKSIENDYDTFRKYKFDISFYHSPFEKLTLALAGRFGYIDAESDMPSDQLFYLGGTTSVRGYNENLLSTDSNGDALGGRSSVSGTLEARIELGMKFEIVTFVDTGSIGFFMGKEGDDSFKSSIGAGIGYITPIGPFSLMYGHKLDRKEDEDAGQIHFSVGYVF